TCTATCACTTTCTGATTTTTGTCTTTCGACATAGCCCTTCTTTACAAGGTTATTAATGGCAGTTGTTAGTGTACCTACAGTAATGTTAAGCTCTGCAGCTATCTCTGACATAGACTTTAAATTACTTATTCCTATAGCCTCTATTGTATGAATTTCCGTAACAGAAATATCTTTATACTCTCCATAAGATATAGTTTTTTGTTCTATAATAAGTATGTCATTAAAAATATCTACTAATAAATCGTTAATCACTTTTTGTTTATTTTCCATAGCACCACCATAAATTTTCATCATGTAATAATTTGACTATCAAATAATTTGATAACCAAAGTATATAAAAATTTTTTATTTTTGTCAATGGCACGTCCATTTCTTTAGCACATATTTTAGATACTTTACCTTAATTTTACTTATTAAATTTTTTTATTTTTATTCCTTCAAAAACAAAAACAGTCTTTAAAATATTTTAAAGACTGTTTTCGTCATCTTTCTACCTATTCCAATACTTAGCTATACCATTTGCTATACCATTTGCCGCTTTTTGTTGAAAAACAGGATCTTTCAGTTTAGCTTCATCGCTTAAAGTATCAATAAATGCTAACTCAACTAATGATGCTGGCATTTTTGTATTATTCAATACATATAAACTTCCTGGTTTAGCACCTCTATTGTAAAGTCCTATAGAGGCAACAAGTTCCTGCTGTATAGAGGTTGCAAGAGCCTGATCTTTACTTACATAATTCTTACTATAGAATGTCTCTGTTCCTGTACCCCCTCCAGCATTACAATGAATAGATACAAATAAATCTGCTCCATTTGAATTTGCAAAGTTTGTTCTATATGCTAAAGATTCTGATTGAACTAAGCTATTCCAACTGACTACATCATTTTGTGTTCTTGTATAGAGAACTTCGTATCCAGTTGACTGTAAAATTGATCCTAATTTTAGTCCAACACTTAAAGCTATATCTCTTTCCCTTGTCCCACTTGCAGATAGTGCTCCTGGATCTTTTCCTCCATGTCCTGGGTCAACAATTATTTTCTTTTTTAAAGGTGCAGGTCTTATAGCATCTATATTTACTATTTTGTAGTCTTCATATACTTCACCTGAAATCCATGCCCTTTTAGCCCATAGAAGTACTTTATTCGTACCTGATTCTAGTGGAGTACTAAGGCTAATTGTTGTCTTTTCTCCACTTTTAATAGGATCAGTATACTCCGATGAACTTACCCATTGACCTTTGCTATTCGAAAACATAAACGCCTTATAACTTATGTTACTTCCATCACCGGCACTTGCGCTAACTGTTAATTCTGGTATTGTTCCTTCGTTGACTTTAGCAGAATTAACTGTCGCTTCTGATATCTTAGGAGTTTTATCAGCATTAACAGTTACATTTGAAATATCGTGCACATAGGAATCATATCCACCTGGGTCAATAGGAGAATATCCCGCTCTTTTCACCCATATACTAAAGGTATTGCTTCCTGGTTGTAATGGTTTAGTTATTTTTACTGTAGTCGGCGTACTTGGATCTACAGATTCAGTATATCCATTTGAAACATCTTCCCATATTCCTTTACTTTGTGAGTATAAATATATTCTATATTGTACATTTACATCTGCACTTGACTTTAGAGTTACACCTGGATATCCTCCTAGCTTTATTCCTGAACTATCTACATTTACGCTAGTTATCTCTGGTATTGTATTACTTTCACTAGTTACATTAATCCTATAGCTTAAGAAATTATCATAACCTTCTTTGTTAACAGGTGTTTTTCCTGCTCTTTTAACCCAGATACTAAAACTGCTTTCACCTTTTTGCAGTGCTATATTAGACTGAAGATTATATATACTTGATGGATTTACTGCTTCAGTGTATCCATTTGATATATCTTCCCATATCTTTTTAGTTGATGAATATAAAAATACTCTATATTGCACATTTTCACTTCCAGTTGAAGTTAAGCTTATTATTGGCTTTATTCCAACCTTTTGCTGAGTAGCCGATATAGTTGCAGATTTAACTGTTGGTAGAAGAGCTTCACCTTCTGTATTATCAGAAGTGCCTGCATTAATTCTATAACTTAAAAAGTTATCATAACCTGCACTGTTTGCAGGAACTTTACCTGCTCTTTTTACCCATATGCTAAAGCTATTCTCACCTTCATGTAATGCTATATTAGACTGAAGATTATATGTACTTGACGGACTTACCGCCCCAGTATATCCACCTGATACATCTTCCCATATCTTTTTAGTTGGTGAATATAAATATACCCTATATTGTACATTTTCACTTCCAGTTGAAGTTAAGCTTATTATTGGCTTTATTCCAACCTTTTGCTGAGTAGCCGATATAGTTGCAGATTTAACTGTTGGTAGAAGAGCTTCACCTTCTGTATTATCAGAGGTACCTACACTTACTCTATAACTTAAAAAGTTATCATAACCTGCTTTATTTATAGGGTCCCTATCTGCTCTTTTTACCCACACGCTAAAGCTGTTTTCGCCTTCATGTAAGGGTTTGTTTAGCTTTAAACTAGTAGTAGATGCAGAATCAACAGGCGCAGTATATCCTCCTGTAACATCTTCCCATATTTTACTAACTGGAGAGTATAAATACACTCTATACTGAACCTTAGTATCTCCAGTAGATGTCACTCTTAAACTTGGATATATACCAGCCTTTTGCTCTGTAGATAAAATACTAGCTGATTTAATTTCTGGAATAATCTCAGAAGTTGAAGAAGCATTTACCGTTACCCTATAACTTTGAAAATCATCATATCCCCCACTGTTTATAGGGGTACTCCCTGACTTTTTAACCCAAACACTAAAGCTATTTTCTCCACTATGTAAAGGCTTTGTAAGTTTTAAAGTATAGGTTCCATTTCCTGCTACAGAGGTAGTATATCCTCCTGATACATTTTCCCATATCTTTTTAGTTGGTGAGTACAGATAAACACTATACTGTACTGCAGCACATCCTGTTGAACTAAGCCTTAAAGTAGGATATACTCCAGCAGCTGGAGATTTTTCTACCATCTCTACTCCTGTCATTTTAGGACGTGTATCTGTAGTTGCCGCATTAACATTATTAATTGAAGCTAATAATCCTAAAGTATTTAAAACAAGAGTAAATAGCAAAATAAATAGTATTCTGTTTTTTGTTTTATCTTTTATAATGTTCTACACCTCCTCCAAATTAATGTAAAAATTTACAATAGTCTATATATTATTATATAGCTAACTATA
This genomic window from Clostridium cylindrosporum DSM 605 contains:
- a CDS encoding N-acetylmuramoyl-L-alanine amidase family protein, producing the protein MLFTLVLNTLGLLASINNVNAATTDTRPKMTGVEMVEKSPAAGVYPTLRLSSTGCAAVQYSVYLYSPTKKIWENVSGGYTTSVAGNGTYTLKLTKPLHSGENSFSVWVKKSGSTPINSGGYDDFQSYRVTVNASSTSEIIPEIKSASILSTEQKAGIYPSLRVTSTGDTKVQYRVYLYSPVSKIWEDVTGGYTAPVDSASTTSLKLNKPLHEGENSFSVWVKRADRDPINKAGYDNFLSYRVSVGTSDNTEGEALLPTVKSATISATQQKVGIKPIISLTSTGSENVQYRVYLYSPTKKIWEDVSGGYTGAVSPSSTYNLQSNIALHEGENSFSIWVKRAGKVPANSAGYDNFLSYRINAGTSDNTEGEALLPTVKSATISATQQKVGIKPIISLTSTGSENVQYRVFLYSSTKKIWEDISNGYTEAVNPSSIYNLQSNIALQKGESSFSIWVKRAGKTPVNKEGYDNFLSYRINVTSESNTIPEITSVNVDSSGIKLGGYPGVTLKSSADVNVQYRIYLYSQSKGIWEDVSNGYTESVDPSTPTTVKITKPLQPGSNTFSIWVKRAGYSPIDPGGYDSYVHDISNVTVNADKTPKISEATVNSAKVNEGTIPELTVSASAGDGSNISYKAFMFSNSKGQWVSSSEYTDPIKSGEKTTISLSTPLESGTNKVLLWAKRAWISGEVYEDYKIVNIDAIRPAPLKKKIIVDPGHGGKDPGALSASGTRERDIALSVGLKLGSILQSTGYEVLYTRTQNDVVSWNSLVQSESLAYRTNFANSNGADLFVSIHCNAGGGTGTETFYSKNYVSKDQALATSIQQELVASIGLYNRGAKPGSLYVLNNTKMPASLVELAFIDTLSDEAKLKDPVFQQKAANGIANGIAKYWNR
- a CDS encoding MarR family winged helix-turn-helix transcriptional regulator; the encoded protein is MENKQKVINDLLVDIFNDILIIEQKTISYGEYKDISVTEIHTIEAIGISNLKSMSEIAAELNITVGTLTTAINNLVKKGYVERQKSESDRRVVKISLTKKGKLVHRLHEMFHCDMVMSSIQGLTEHEIDVLVRSLDKLNNFFRDKYKISK